From Alteromonas australica, one genomic window encodes:
- a CDS encoding 3-keto-disaccharide hydrolase, producing MTLRKQCLIALSLTCAMSGSAISQEDNGLTRAQQAAKTEVWEPVPAAVTANKGEVPSDAIALFGEGLNAWTAMDETPADWTVKGNVVTVKPGAGDIKTKQAFCDIQLHLEWKVPAPDATMKGQQRNNSGLFLQQRYEIQVLDSYNNQTYPNGQAGSVYKQTIPLVNAMRPPETWQEYDIIYSAPVFDGEQLVKPGFVTVLHNGVLVQNHTEIQGTTEWIGAPKYRAHGCAPLQLQDHGNKVSFRNMWVREL from the coding sequence ATGACCTTAAGAAAACAATGCCTAATCGCACTTTCACTGACGTGTGCTATGTCGGGCAGTGCAATAAGCCAAGAAGATAACGGGCTTACTCGGGCTCAGCAGGCGGCGAAAACAGAAGTATGGGAACCGGTTCCGGCAGCCGTCACGGCCAATAAAGGAGAGGTGCCTTCAGACGCTATTGCGCTATTTGGCGAGGGGCTTAATGCATGGACTGCCATGGATGAAACGCCAGCAGACTGGACGGTTAAGGGGAATGTGGTGACGGTGAAACCAGGGGCCGGGGACATTAAAACAAAACAAGCGTTTTGCGACATTCAGTTGCACCTAGAATGGAAAGTGCCAGCACCTGACGCCACCATGAAAGGTCAACAACGTAATAACAGCGGTCTATTCCTACAGCAACGTTATGAAATTCAAGTACTTGATTCATATAACAACCAAACCTACCCGAACGGACAAGCGGGAAGCGTCTACAAGCAGACTATTCCGCTGGTCAATGCCATGAGACCGCCTGAGACATGGCAGGAATACGATATTATCTATTCTGCCCCTGTGTTTGACGGCGAGCAGCTTGTGAAACCCGGATTTGTGACGGTGTTACATAACGGGGTTTTAGTACAAAACCATACTGAAATTCAGGGAACTACCGAGTGGATAGGCGCGCCTAAATACCGAGCTCACGGTTGCGCACCTCTGCAATTACAAGATCATGGCAATAAGGTTAGCTTTCGCAATATGTGGGTAAGAGAGCTGTAA
- a CDS encoding GMC oxidoreductase — MANNDYDAIVVGSGISGGWAAKELSEKGLKVLMLERGKNIEHIKDYKNAHKEDWDFPHRDLATQAMKIEYPVLKRDYPLNEKTYGMWANEKENPYTEDKRFDWYRGYHVGGRSLLWGRQSYRLNREDFEANGKEGIAVDWPIRYEDIAPWYDYVEKFAGISGNRDGLDVLPDGIFQPAMALNCVEKDVAARVKKAFKGSRHIISGRTSNMTEPKPEHGRVNCQYRNKCWLGCPFGGYFSTQSSTLPAAMKTGNLTLRPFSIVKEILYDKDKKRATGVEVIDAETNQTYVFKSKIVFVNASAFNSTWLLMNSATDVWDGGLGSSSGELGHNVMDHHFRVGASAPVEGFEDKYTYGRRPSGFYVPRFRNWGNDKRDYLRGFGYQGGAGRGGWSKDVAELGVGAGLKETLSEPGDWTIGMTGFGEMLPDHENRIYLNKKVTDKWGLPVLAMDVEIKENELKMRKDMQQDAMEMFEAAGLKNVQGWDAEYAPGMGIHEMGTARMGRDPKTSVLNGHNQVWDAPNVFVTDGACMTSASCVNPSLTYMALTARAASFAVEELKRGNL, encoded by the coding sequence ATGGCAAATAACGACTATGATGCAATTGTGGTTGGCTCAGGTATTAGTGGCGGATGGGCAGCAAAAGAGTTGTCTGAGAAAGGCCTAAAGGTATTAATGCTAGAGCGCGGAAAAAATATAGAGCACATAAAAGACTATAAAAATGCGCATAAAGAGGATTGGGATTTTCCTCATCGGGATTTAGCTACCCAAGCAATGAAAATTGAATATCCGGTACTGAAGCGCGATTACCCACTGAATGAAAAAACCTATGGCATGTGGGCGAATGAAAAAGAAAACCCTTACACAGAAGATAAGCGCTTCGATTGGTATCGCGGTTATCACGTGGGTGGCCGCTCTCTACTTTGGGGAAGACAAAGTTATCGTCTAAATAGAGAAGATTTTGAAGCCAATGGGAAAGAAGGCATTGCTGTTGATTGGCCCATTCGATATGAAGATATCGCCCCTTGGTACGACTATGTAGAAAAATTTGCAGGCATCAGTGGAAATCGGGATGGGTTAGATGTACTCCCTGATGGCATCTTTCAGCCAGCCATGGCACTAAATTGCGTAGAAAAAGACGTGGCAGCAAGAGTTAAAAAAGCATTTAAGGGCAGTCGCCATATTATTTCTGGGCGCACTTCTAACATGACAGAACCTAAGCCGGAACACGGTAGAGTGAATTGTCAGTACCGCAATAAATGTTGGCTAGGTTGTCCTTTCGGAGGCTATTTCAGTACGCAAAGTTCCACGTTGCCAGCTGCTATGAAAACTGGAAATTTGACGTTACGTCCTTTCTCCATTGTAAAAGAAATTTTATACGATAAAGATAAAAAGCGAGCCACTGGCGTTGAAGTGATCGATGCCGAAACAAACCAAACCTACGTCTTTAAAAGTAAGATAGTGTTTGTAAATGCGTCTGCCTTTAATTCTACCTGGCTATTGATGAACTCTGCCACTGATGTTTGGGATGGCGGACTAGGCAGTAGCAGCGGAGAGCTGGGTCACAACGTTATGGATCATCATTTCAGAGTGGGGGCTTCGGCGCCGGTGGAAGGATTTGAGGACAAATACACCTATGGCCGACGACCCAGTGGCTTTTACGTTCCTAGGTTTAGGAATTGGGGGAACGACAAACGTGATTACCTGCGTGGCTTTGGTTATCAAGGTGGAGCAGGACGTGGTGGTTGGAGTAAAGATGTGGCTGAACTTGGTGTGGGGGCAGGCTTAAAAGAAACGCTGTCAGAGCCAGGTGATTGGACAATTGGAATGACAGGGTTTGGGGAAATGCTTCCTGATCACGAGAACCGCATCTACCTGAATAAAAAGGTCACCGATAAATGGGGGCTTCCGGTACTTGCCATGGATGTAGAAATTAAAGAAAACGAACTCAAAATGCGCAAAGACATGCAGCAAGATGCTATGGAAATGTTTGAAGCGGCGGGGCTTAAAAACGTGCAAGGCTGGGATGCTGAGTATGCCCCGGGGATGGGTATTCATGAAATGGGTACGGCAAGAATGGGTAGAGATCCAAAAACCTCGGTACTCAACGGTCACAACCAAGTATGGGACGCCCCCAATGTGTTTGTCACTGACGGCGCTTGCATGACTTCAGCAAGCTGCGTTAATCCTTCGCTAACTTACATGGCACTTACTGCCAGAGCGGCCAGCTTTGCCGTAGAGGAACTCAAAAGAGGTAACCTTTAA
- a CDS encoding hydroxypyruvate isomerase family protein: MLNHSRRHLIKAMTYTGAGILAGSSVLAHGQPLNTQNAEGTGMPKLKGNINHSVSRWTYGSLTIEELCQTVKSLGFNAIDLVGPEDWPVLKQYGIDSSMCNGAEIGLEDGFIHPQHHDELVERYLAHIDLVADAGYRNLICFSGNARGMGRQEGLENAVKGLQRILPHAEKRGVTIFMELFNSKVDHPDYMADNSAWGIELCQALNSPHFSLLYDIYHMQINEGDIIHTIQQYHHYFGHYHTAGVPGRHEIDHTQELNYAAIARAIRETGFDGYLAQEFIPTPKSRAGKIASLRQAIEICDI, from the coding sequence ATGCTTAATCACAGCAGAAGGCACCTCATTAAAGCCATGACATACACAGGTGCGGGGATACTGGCAGGTTCTTCAGTACTCGCCCATGGGCAACCGCTAAATACCCAAAACGCGGAAGGAACAGGCATGCCAAAGTTAAAGGGAAATATAAATCATTCGGTGAGTCGATGGACGTACGGTAGCCTCACTATTGAAGAGTTATGCCAAACAGTGAAATCCCTCGGCTTTAACGCCATTGATTTAGTCGGGCCAGAAGATTGGCCCGTGCTCAAACAATATGGCATTGATTCGTCAATGTGTAATGGTGCGGAAATTGGGCTAGAAGATGGTTTTATCCACCCTCAGCATCACGATGAATTAGTGGAACGGTACTTAGCACATATCGACTTAGTCGCGGATGCCGGCTATCGCAACCTCATTTGTTTTAGCGGTAACGCTCGAGGAATGGGTCGGCAGGAAGGGCTCGAAAATGCAGTCAAAGGGCTGCAACGCATATTGCCTCACGCAGAAAAGCGAGGGGTGACTATTTTTATGGAATTGTTTAATAGTAAAGTCGATCACCCCGACTACATGGCCGACAATTCGGCCTGGGGAATTGAGTTATGCCAAGCGCTCAATAGCCCTCATTTTTCTCTGCTATATGACATTTACCATATGCAAATTAATGAAGGCGACATTATTCATACCATTCAACAGTATCACCACTATTTCGGCCACTATCACACCGCCGGTGTACCAGGGCGTCACGAAATAGATCACACCCAGGAATTAAATTATGCAGCCATAGCTCGGGCCATTAGAGAAACCGGGTTTGATGGCTATTTAGCACAGGAATTTATTCCAACACCGAAGAGTAGAGCAGGCAAGATAGCGTCGCTTCGCCAAGCGATTGAAATCTGCGATATATGA
- a CDS encoding gluconate 2-dehydrogenase subunit 3 family protein produces the protein MQRRDLLKLIATATGTMMVGGQALAYDLVQPVPLSDTGFSKDEVALLNEMGEVILPKTDTPGAKEANVGATMAVLVADCYTPVLQKTFKQGLLDINKRCKKAYGNDFLLLSAEQRTALFNTLDTEAKAANLAKGLSANLEMSRPNHWEPGDAAPAPHYFTLLKQLTLYCFFTSKVGATKVLRYVAIPGYYDGDFPYKKGDKAWAT, from the coding sequence ATGCAACGACGCGACTTACTAAAACTGATAGCCACTGCTACCGGAACTATGATGGTAGGCGGGCAGGCTTTGGCCTATGACTTAGTGCAACCTGTACCCTTGAGTGATACCGGGTTTAGCAAAGACGAGGTTGCTTTGCTTAACGAAATGGGGGAGGTCATTCTACCTAAAACGGATACGCCAGGGGCAAAAGAGGCCAATGTGGGGGCGACAATGGCGGTGTTGGTTGCCGATTGCTACACGCCTGTCTTACAGAAAACCTTTAAGCAGGGGTTACTCGATATCAACAAGCGCTGTAAAAAAGCGTATGGCAACGATTTTTTATTATTGTCTGCTGAACAACGAACTGCCCTTTTCAATACGCTAGACACAGAAGCGAAAGCTGCCAATCTTGCGAAAGGGTTGTCTGCAAATCTTGAAATGAGCCGCCCAAATCATTGGGAACCGGGTGATGCCGCCCCTGCGCCACATTACTTTACGTTACTAAAGCAATTAACCCTGTATTGCTTTTTTACCTCGAAAGTGGGAGCCACCAAGGTGCTTAGATACGTGGCAATTCCGGGGTACTACGATGGCGACTTCCCTTATAAAAAAGGCGACAAAGCATGGGCAACATAA